ACGCCCATATCGCAAAGTCGCATAAAAGCGCCCGCTGAATCGTTGGTATGCAACGTGCTGAAAACCAAGTGCCCCGTCAACGATGCTTGGGTCGCGCTCTCACCGGTCTCAAGATCGCGGATTTCTCCGACGAGCACGACATCAGGATCGTGCCTCAAAATGCTGCGTAGGCTAGCTGCAAAAGTTAACCCAACCTTCGCATGAACCTGAATTTGATTGATCCCCTCAAGCTGATACTCAATCGGATCTTCGGTGGTGATAATCTTCGTGTCTTCACTCTTAATTTCATTTAATGCGCTGTAGAGCGTCGTCGTTTTACCGGAACCCGTGGGTCCTGTGACAAGCACGATACCGTGTGGCAATCGGATCAAGTCGCGAAATGATTGGTAGACATCTTGTGGCATGCCGATGTCTCGCAAAGAAAATTGCATGCGATCTTTATCTAAGACCCGCATTACAATACCTTCGCCGTGCAACATCGGAATGATCGACACCCGAATGTCCACCTCACGACCAGCGACACGTAGTTTTATCCGACCGTCTTGCGGTACCCGCTTCTCCGCAATATTCATTTGAGACATGATCTTCAACCGACTGACAATCGCCGAATGAAAACGATTCATCTCTGACGGCGTCGACTGTCGCTGCAACACACCATCGATGCGATAGCGAATCTTTATCCCAGACTCTTGGGCCTCAATATGAATGTCGCTCGCCTGAGTCAGCACCGCCTCCGACAAGATCTCATTCACCAGACGCACAACCGACGCCTGCTGAGCCATCTCCGAAGCTTCGCTGTCATCAAACTGAACTTCGTCGAGAACTTCGACCGAGTCGTCCGACTGGGACAACAGGTCGTCCACCGTTTCCGCACCCACACCCAAATGGGACTTGATCAGTTTTTCTAACTCATCAGGCAGAGCCAACACGGGTACGATGTGTTGGTCCAGGTGAGCACTGACCGCATCAATTGAATGCAGATCAAACGGATTACCCGTGGCCACCTTCAGAGAATCACCATCTTGGCAAATCGGAAATACGCCATGCCGATGAACCAACTTGGCCGGAAAACCTTGAACCACATCCGGGTCAATCGTGGTCTTCGTCAAGTCGATGACCGATAGCCCCAATGTCTCGGCGATAGCTGACAAAACGGTGTCGGCACTGTCTAAGCTAAGCTGATCGGCAATTTCGCCAAGCGACACGCCCTCTTCCAGCTGTTGGCGAATCCGTTGCAAATCGCGCAACGAAATTACGATTGAGACAGGCTGGCTCGGGGTCGCTAGCGCGGTACTCACGGACGATACAGTAGGCGATTCGGGGCTATGCACGGCTAAAATCAGTCCTGTCAAAGCACGATTTGAATCAAATGCTTGTGACGACCGGTGGGGCGGGCTCTTGCTCTGGGGGAGGGAAACGCAGGGAGTTCAGGCGGGTCAAGTCAGGAGGGATACTTATAACGATGAGTTCAATTGCTATGCAAGATAGAGTAGTGGTGTCGGATAATCAAGTCAAGGTAAAACAACACCGAATACAAAGGATAGATAAAGACGTTTAACAGCGGAAACAGACAACAAACAGCGGAAACAGATAACAAAAGCCCACTCACCATACCACTGGGGGGGGTAGAACAATCACTCGCAGATACACCGTCCATCCGCCCCAGATGGGAGCGATCAATCGGCGATCAGTTTTTCCAGCGTCTCTTCAAGCTGCTCCGCATTAATTTGCTCAAGCGAGATCACACCCACTTCGCGGCGGTCGTTTTCCATCGATTCTCGGTCCAGCTGATTGATCAACGTTTTGACTTCACCACTCAACTGCCGCGGCGCGAGAATCACGATCGAATTGGTGACTCGATCAACTTGCAATGTCAGCAGGGGTCCGGCGGTCGAGGCGTTGATTTGTTGCAGCACTGACGCGACCTCGGAGGAAATGCCTTCGGGAATCGCAATTTCGGGCCGACTCCCACCGGACTTGAGTTGGGTCTCGTAGACGCCCTCCAGGATTTCAATAACACGCTCTGCGTCAGAGTATTCGAGGGGGACAATCGACGGCCGGGCGTTGGCCAGCGCATCGGGAACACTTGAAGAATCAAGCACCTTTAGCAATTCGGTAACGACCACACGATCTGCAGGGCGACCGTGGATGACGAGCGCATTGAGTCGATCGTCAGCAACCATACTGACGCGTCCCAAAGTCGTTCGGGTCGTAATCGGCATTTTTTCAAAAAGGTCATCGAGGATTTTGGCAACCGTACGTGCTCCGGCATTTCGCAGGGTAACCACGGCAAAATTACCAGCAGCAGTGTCGATTCTGTTGCGCCGCGCCAGTGTACTGAAGAGCGCTGCAGCTTGATTGAGCGCTTCTTCATCGGAAGACATAATCGTCACACTCCCCTGCCCTGGCACGACAAGAATGGCAGGCAAATCGGACCCCGACTCTGTCTTGGTCGGAACGCCGGCTTGATCTTTCTCAGTGGCGACGGCACGTGTTTCAAATTCATACTGAGATTGGGTTTGATCGAGTTCAATCTGATCGATTCGTGGTTCATCTTGGGGAGCCTCATCAGCTGAGGGAGCCGTTTCAATCTGTTCAGCCCGTTGCCGCTCCATTACCTGAATTTTGTTCGGTCGCAGTTTGGGCCAGATGTCTTCGATTTGCCGGATCGCTTGTTCCAGGTTACCGCGAAAAGGAACGACGCGTAGACCATTTTGGCTCGTTAACTCGGTCGGCAGTTCCCCCATCTTGGTAAGCAACTTGCGAATTTCTTCGATTTGTTCCGCTGTCCCACGAACAAACAGTTGCTGTGTCTCCGTGTCACCGTTGGCGACCGGCCGATTCACTTCATCTTCGAACAGACGGTCAATCGCCAATTCGACCGAGAAAGGATCAACGGTCTGCAGGGGGAAGACTTCGACGACGGCCTCGGCACCTTTGAGCTGCTCCAAGGTCGTCTTAATCATTCCATGTTGACGTTCATTAGCTAGGGCAACGAGCCGTCGAGACCGATCATCCAAAATTAAATCCGTCGGTTCCGACGGTCGATCGACAAGCGTTTTCAAGGTCGCCAACAGGGAAGGATTTACCAGATTCAAAGGGTAAACGACTAGTTGTCGATTGCCATCGTTTTTGGCAACATTACCCATTTGAGAAACAATCTTGGCAATCGTCAGATGTTCTTGGACGGGTGCTTTGACGAATAAAGTTCGATTTGCTGCATCAAAAGACAGTGCCACGAGCGGATTACCGTCGTACATTTGCCTCAATGACTGAAAAACGGACTCCGAATTTGCCGGCCCTAATGAATAACTTTGCAAAGTCGGCTTGCGATCATTATCGACATCCATTTCCTTAACGGTAGCGGCGATCTTTGCATGTTCTTTCGCGGTTGCCGTTGCAACGAGGATTCGATTTGGCACATCGGCCGCAATCACGGCGTTAGGTAACAACGACTTGAGAACCTGCAATGCGGCAGCCACATCGGCGACTCGAAAAGGATAAGCACGTGCTTCCGTGGGATCATCCCGCTGTACGTCTAGCTGCTGTACTGTAGCCGCCATGCGAGTGTGGTCAGCCGTCGAAGCGGTAGCGACCAAGGCTCGGCTCGCCGCATCAGCGACAATAATGGCATCGGGCAGCAAAGACTGCAAAGCGATTTGAGCCGCAGCCACATCAGCGAATTGAAATGTGTAAACGCGTGTAATCCGATCATCGACCGGCGCCCGATCCAATTGCTTAACCACCTGCTCGACACGTTGATGCTCCGTTTCATCGCCCGTCACCAATAGGCTGCGATTAGCATCATCGATCGCCATCACCGCTCGTGGCAAAAGAGCTTGCAAC
The sequence above is drawn from the Pirellulaceae bacterium genome and encodes:
- a CDS encoding ATPase, T2SS/T4P/T4SS family; the protein is MSTALATPSQPVSIVISLRDLQRIRQQLEEGVSLGEIADQLSLDSADTVLSAIAETLGLSVIDLTKTTIDPDVVQGFPAKLVHRHGVFPICQDGDSLKVATGNPFDLHSIDAVSAHLDQHIVPVLALPDELEKLIKSHLGVGAETVDDLLSQSDDSVEVLDEVQFDDSEASEMAQQASVVRLVNEILSEAVLTQASDIHIEAQESGIKIRYRIDGVLQRQSTPSEMNRFHSAIVSRLKIMSQMNIAEKRVPQDGRIKLRVAGREVDIRVSIIPMLHGEGIVMRVLDKDRMQFSLRDIGMPQDVYQSFRDLIRLPHGIVLVTGPTGSGKTTTLYSALNEIKSEDTKIITTEDPIEYQLEGINQIQVHAKVGLTFAASLRSILRHDPDVVLVGEIRDLETGESATQASLTGHLVFSTLHTNDSAGAFMRLCDMGVEPFLVSSTVEGVLAQRLVRTLCRECKSVLIPTRDEVPTDFPWKLVEESGQDIFQPVGCRQCRGTGYSGRLGIYELLTANEEVRQLASDRQPSTLIKRAAISAGMRSLRGDGWQKMLAGVTSIDEVIRVTKAD